The DNA segment TGAGGGAACTGCTGACACAGCTCTTTGATCCTGAAAATGCAACAACACGCTTTAGTGGAAGGGTTGattcttttcttttattttggttTTCATTTAAATGCAAACACTTAATCAACCAAAATACTCATTGATAGATTAATTGATAATCATCAGTTGCAACCCAACTCCCAACTATTCAGGGTTGTCAGGCGAAAAAGGGTTTCATTGCCTTCCACACAACAGCAGAGAGAGACGTTTGAGTCGGATCAGTGCAGTCACCGTACTTCAGTTTAGACTTCGATAACTGCACAAAGTGCCTCGATGCCGGTCCTGAAACGGTACCTTGAAAAATAAATCTGAAAGAGTTGCAAGAAtaagtgataaaacaacaacgcgtgacgtcacttgaaaagtTTCTGTTATTGTGGAAGCAGAGCGAGAAAAAGACTTGGACAATCGAATCGAAGAAtaagtgataaaacaacaacgcGTGACGTCACTTGAAGCGTTTCTGTTATTGTGGAAGCAGAGCGTGAAAAAGACTTGGACAATCGCAACAATTGTCCTACTGGAGGATCCATTGCCACTCCATTAGGAAGCGTCATCTCAGCGCAAACGagaaaaatgtgcaaaataaCGCTTGTTTAAAATAGAACTGGACCAAGcgactgtatgtatgtatgtatgtatgtatgtatgtatgtatgtatgtatgtatgtatgtatgtatgtatgtatgtatgtatgtgtacgcATGTATGTAGCGTGTCCACAAGAAACATGTCAATAACATCATGCACTATGAAGACTGTAAATACAAGGCGAAGCGATAAACTTAGGACAAAGTGCCTGACCTGTTTTCAACTTCACATATGTTCGGTTCCTTCTTTACTTTTGCGTCAGACATATCGAACATCCTCCTCACCTCTCGacaatttttcttttcaagaTATACGTGTATATGTTTATACTCGACTAGTTGCCGAAGTCCTCTTGCAAACGTGGTCGTTTCGGACGATTAGCTAGCTGTCTAGCCAGCCATGCTCCATTCAGACCGGGGGTCCTAAAAAGCTGACGTGGGGATGTCCGACAAAATGCCTGCTCCAAACTATACCATTAGCAAACTAACAAACCACGCGAACTCTCAGTCAGTTAATATAGCGATTCCATATCAATATCAGTTGGAGATAATTTTATTTGTGGTCTGGTACACCAATACGGTAATTTGATGCCGCGTAGATCTCGCTAAGTCCAACGGGGTTTATGTACGTGGGAGAGACCGCTCCAGAGTGAACGCCAGAAAAGTTACACCAAAGTCTAGAGCCTCCTATACAAATAATATTAGTTCCACCATTTATGTTTGAAGAAAAAATGCCTCGTTATGGTGATATTTGTAGGCAGGCGATCTCAAAACGTTTAACATACGACGTACGCCGCATTAGAGGACCCCATTAGGGCAATTACAAATTATTACCGCCAGCTGTCGCtgcaaatttcacattttccttTTCAAACGTCAAAAGCATTAATACAGCAAATAATCACCGATGTGCACATTGTTTCTAGAAGTTTTTGTCGCCCAATTCATCCGTTCGAACTACAATCATATTTCCGCAAAACAGACCAATCACAATCTTAAGACCTCATCGTACTGTCATACATATAGCGTGACGCCATCAAAAGTGTGAGAACGCTTGAACGCACACCGCCCGAGGGTATGCGATACCTACCACGGAAATTGCGGTATGGACTCTGCTCCAGTGTGAGATCATGGCTTGAAACAGCAGCAAAAAGCGAAGATGCGATACTGAGCTCACCCCAATGGAAGGCCCTCAACggcacctagaaattctgtccataaaagttggtaacagaatcggtgatagagggaagccttggcggagtccaactctCCCCGATAAGAAGGTCCGGTCGCCCGTGATCCATAAGCCACCCTCACAGAACTCTCAGTCTCGCCATTGACTAAGTACAAGTGTTTATTCAGGAGACATGAAGGCTAACTCTAGGGCAGAAACAATGAGTTGAAAACTCCCTGGCCTCGAAATAAAATACTTTGGCAGTGCCACTCGAACGTGGCAACGATGTCTCTGTCCTTACATAGTCGTGACGCGCCGGATCAACGTAACTCTGGTCGTCGCCGATAACCCCGCTACGGGCGGTCGGGTCTGAACCGAACTCAGCTGAAGCGCTTTGACTTTCATCCATGTATGTGAAGCAACATCCAATGGTCATTACCAGAATGTCACAAGGTCACATTGGGCCCTTTCCGCTGCCACGTCGCTGGCGGAGGAGCTGCCCGCCGTGTCCTTGGCACAGGCGGAGCCTTAAACTCTCTCCGATCGCGACAGCGAGACGCGAGCGGGGAAACAAAGAAAGAACCCTAACCCTCGTGCGTACACATGTTGACTTTTGACTGGGTAGGCTCAGCGTCGCAATCGCAGGAAGAAGGCGTGGCGACACTCGGTACTGTCCACCGCGTAATACTTGTCGTAAAAGTCCAGGATGTACTCCTCTGCCTGGAAGCCGAACTTCTGGTAGAGCAACATGGCGGGATTGCCAGCGGACACGTGAAGCGTCACGTCCTTGCCCATGCAAGTctgtgagaagaaaaaaaacagcgccATCGCGCCACGTGACTTCATAAAATGGCAGAAAGGTGACAAGAAAACATGTATTTGCGCTGGGGccggaaagaaaagaaagaaagaaagaaagaaagaaagaaagaaagaaagaaagaaagaaagaaagaaagaaagaaagaaagaaagaaagaaagaaagaaagaaagaaagaaagaaaatagacCTGTATGAGGTGGTAGATCATGAAGGTTCCGATACCCGCCCGCCGCCACTCGGGGTGGACAAGAAGGAAGGAGACGTACGCCTCGTTGTACTTGACGTCGGGCACCATGAAACCGAAGCCCACCACCACCTTTTTGTAGAGCGCCACCACGCTGAAGTCAGGGTACTGCAGGCACTCTGACAGGTCCACTCCTGAGGGGGAGGGAGGCCGCAGTTCAAAGCACACGGAGGCGGTTGGGGCACTGCCGCCTGCGGCAGCGTTGCGTTGCGTTACCTGGCCAGAAGCCTTGGCGACACATGGCGTTGACCGAGGCGATGTGACTGGGTCGCACGTAGCAGTAGTCCAGGGGGGCGTCGGGCTCCGGGATCCAGTCGGGATCACGGCGGTAGGGGTGCGCTCGGATCTCGGCCAGCAGACGCATCTTGAGGGGCCGGCTCTCGTAGTCGCGCCTGGCCGATCGATGCACGTGACAGACATCCAATTAGGATTGCCCAACGAGCCTTTCCGTCGCCAGGAAGGCCATTCTGCTCGCTGGGACAGATCTCAAATTTACAAGCGACCGAGAAAAGCAAACAGCCTTGTGGCAGATGGCCAGACCATGTTTCCATCTTCTCCGGCATGCCGTGCTCCCGTTCCCAAACGATCCTCATGGTCGACACTGAGAAGCTTGTGACTGCCTCCTCCCGACGCACGCACATATTTTGATATTGTTCGACACCACGCGCACGGCCATCGCTTCGCAACGGACACAGCTCTCTCGTACGCGTCGACTCGTCGCCTCCCTCCGGGGAGCCACGCCTACGCCAAGCCAACAGCAGCCTGGTTTGGCCACGCGAGCCGTAGCCGACAATTTGGACGCCAGAGAAGTCTTCGACTGGCACCACAGGGTCCAAATTTCTCAAGCTTGGAACAAATTCACACCTTCTACCAAACATCCCGTCACATCTCAGAGACAGCTGGGCTCAATTGGCTCACTTTTTCTCCTTTTTACCTGATGTAGGGTTTGAGGAGGCGAGACGTGTACGGGCTCTTGATGCTCTGCTCCGAAGCGCCGTCAGATCCCGTCAGGCGACAGCCGAAAGACAGCCGTGGCGAGGGCGGGCCGCGCCGAGCCGGACCTTTCACCTGCGGAGAAGCATCGCCAGTCACGCTTAGACAAAGCTGTCGCTTCCGCCACACGGCATTACCTGGAAGCGGTCCAAGACCCGCAGATCCCGGCACGCGGCGCCGCCCATCTCCCGGGCCACGGCGCCGTACGCTCCTCCCGCCAGGCTGAGCGCGCGGTCAATGTCCAGCAGGGGGAGTCCGTGCTGCCGCTTGGCCTGGCGCACTATCAGTTTACGGCGCAGGCGGCAGGCCTGCGGCGTGACAGCCAGCGCCAGAGGACACGCGTCCAGACGGCGCCGCAGCATCCGCTCGTCGTACGGGCTGATGCGGGCGTGTCGAGGAGTCCCGGGGCTCCCGTGTCTTTTGTCGCAGCGGGCCGACCTCTTGGGCTCCGGGCCCCGCGGCCCTGCCGCTTCTTCCGAGTCGCCCCGGCGCCCGTCGTCGTCCTCGCTGTCCACCTCCCGCTTGATGTGAGGTGGCGCCGGGCGCAGTTTCTTGCGTACCAAGGCGGCGGGGGGAGGGGCGTACTCCATGCCGGGGTCGATCACGGCTTCCATCTCCTCGTCGTCTGGacgcaaagaaagaaagaaagaaagaaagaaagaaagaaagaaagaaagaaagaaagaaagaaagaaagaaagaaagaaagaaagaaagaaagaaagaaagaggaaaAAACGTGTCTGGAGCGTCAGCGTCAACTTACCGTGAAAGAGCGCTCGAGGCGGCATGGCGTCTGGGATGAGGTCGGCCTCCGAAAGCAGGCTTGGCGGGGCGGAGTGAGAGGCCGGCGTCCCGGGAGCTGAGAAGTCGGGCGAGGGGGACGGCGACGGGCTGGTCAGGGGCGTCCTGTCTGAAGAACTGACGGAGGAGAATTCAACCACCTCGCCTTTTTCCAGGAGCGCGTCCGGCAGGCGCTGTCCGCCCCCCGCGCCGCGCCCACCGCCCATCGTGACGGGCGCAGAAGCTGCGGCGCGTTCGGCAAAGCCCGCCTCTTTCTGAGCCCGCCGGATATCTTTGGCCTCCTGCGTCCGCGAGCGTTTCTCCTTCAGCTGCATGGCTGTCTCCACCGGGTTCCTGCCGCCGCCACGCTTGCGCAGACCTTCCACAGCCACGGCGGGCTCCGCCACCGTTTTgcacgctgccgccgccgcgccTGCCGCAGCGGGCCATGACGTCAGACCAAAACTCAAGGTGAGAATACGACCGACGGCGGCTCACCTTTAAGCTTGGCGGCCGCCTTGGGAGCGGGGCTTCGCAGGATGGGCGGTCGGTTGTGGACCAGCTTCCACCACCCCGGCTCGCTGAATTCCTGCGCCCCCGAGCGGAAGAACGCGGGGCTTCCCACCGACAAACAACCTGCTACCGTGCTCCACCAGGTGGAGGTCTTTTTCCTGCCGGGTGCCAAAAGTACATCGGTATCCAATCGGACGCCTTTATTGTCAGGCTACAACGGGTATGCAAGGAAATCGGTGGCGACGGCTCTCCACCTGGATCCCAAGAGGAAGTTCCAGTGGCGGCCAATGAAGGCGCAGATGTCCTCCTTCCAGCGGAAGTAGCCTTGGCGCCCAGTTCCCTCCAGCGACAGATTATACATGGCCAGCATGACCACCTGTCGCATGCAAAGCCACGTACGTCAGCCTTGCCACAATTGCATCCGCCCACCCGCCAATCACGCTAGGCGGTGACCTGCTGCCAGGTGAGGCGCATTCTCTCGAAGGTCTCTTCGCCGTCCTCGGAGCAGTCGCGGCAGACAAACTTGAAGAAGTTGTCGCCCTTCAAGTAGCTGGGCTGGTTGCCGTGGAGATGAGCTACGGTGACAAGACCACACTTGACACGAGGGTGTTGCAGTGCGAGACGAGGGCTGACCCATGAGAATGTCAATTCaggccgcaaaaaaaaaaaaaaaaaaaacggacaaaaaacaCCGCCGTAGGACTGGGCTACCTGGCTCATTTCATATCAGTCCAAAATTATtggtttttttggtttgtttttttttttttttttaaaaacccatCCAATTACAACAAGTAAACTACACTCAAACAACAAAgcaaaacccaaaaaaaaaacaaaggagcAGGTGTTGTAGTTGGACTTTAACATTCCAGCGAGCAGGTCATAGTCAGGCTTGACTTCTGTAGCGTCTTTCCATGCGTGGGAATTTCATTAGCTTCCCCCAAAACAATCATATTGTGCTCAGGCGACTAACGCGTTTCAGTGGGACGCGTGGTACCGCGTCCGAGGCAAAGTGAAGGGGACAAGGCATACCTGCAGGAATCCACTTGTGGCATCGCTCGCAGTAAAAGGCTAAGCGGTCGCAGGCCCAGACGGCGTCCGCCTCGTCGCCCGGGTCGCTGGCAAGGGAGTCACCGCTGTGGTCGTGCGAGCCCTGGTCCTCTGACTCCACCATCAGAAGCGTCTCACCCTCCACCTCGCCCTCCTCCAGGCCCTCCGAAGCCGAGGTGCAGGCCGCCTCGTCCTCCACCGCCCCGCCCGGCTCGCCTCCGCCCTCCATGAgctcgctggctggctagccagccggccggccagaaAAATCAGCGCTGCACCTCCTGTCGTTCCTCTCGCAGGTGAGCGCTCAACTTTCTGTTCTCCTTCAGAAGCCGTACGTTCTCTTTCTTTCGCTCAACTCGCTCCAAATCTCTCAGGACGCCCTCGTGGAGACGCTGCAAACACACGAGTCacagggggttagggttagcacaTCAAGGTAGTGTTGCCTTTTGCTCAAGATGTCTGTCgatgagcaaggaaaacaaagacgtggagtaatagttggttctttatcTGCAAGATCTTGGCTTGTTTTACAGCAGTCAGTACAcaatgcacttcagcagatgaaacaacaatgtcatggttccggtcagaaggcTTTATATTTATAGCAAgggtgggcaattccggtcctcgagggccggtgtcctgcatgttt comes from the Syngnathus scovelli strain Florida chromosome 5, RoL_Ssco_1.2, whole genome shotgun sequence genome and includes:
- the kat14 gene encoding cysteine-rich protein 2-binding protein isoform X3, translating into MEGGGEPGGAVEDEAACTSASEGLEEGEVEGETLLMVESEDQGSHDHSGDSLASDPGDEADAVWACDRLAFYCERCHKWIPAAHLHGNQPSYLKGDNFFKFVCRDCSEDGEETFERMRLTWQQVVMLAMYNLSLEGTGRQGYFRWKEDICAFIGRHWNFLLGSRKKTSTWWSTVAGCLSVGSPAFFRSGAQEFSEPGWWKLVHNRPPILRSPAPKAAAKLKGAAAAACKTVAEPAVAVEGLRKRGGGRNPVETAMQLKEKRSRTQEAKDIRRAQKEAGFAERAAASAPVTMGGGRGAGGGQRLPDALLEKGEVVEFSSVSSSDRTPLTSPSPSPSPDFSAPGTPASHSAPPSLLSEADLIPDAMPPRALFHDDEEMEAVIDPGMEYAPPPAALVRKKLRPAPPHIKREVDSEDDDGRRGDSEEAAGPRGPEPKRSARCDKRHGSPGTPRHARISPYDERMLRRRLDACPLALAVTPQACRLRRKLIVRQAKRQHGLPLLDIDRALSLAGGAYGAVAREMGGAACRDLRVLDRFQVKGPARRGPPSPRLSFGCRLTGSDGASEQSIKSPYTSRLLKPYIRRDYESRPLKMRLLAEIRAHPYRRDPDWIPEPDAPLDYCYVRPSHIASVNAMCRQGFWPGVDLSECLQYPDFSVVALYKKVVVGFGFMVPDVKYNEAYVSFLLVHPEWRRAGIGTFMIYHLIQTCMGKDVTLHVSAGNPAMLLYQKFGFQAEEYILDFYDKYYAVDSTECRHAFFLRLRR
- the pet117 gene encoding protein PET117 homolog, mitochondrial produces the protein MSTTSKAVLGLSVLVTVSTVAAVHLKQAWDRQRLHEGVLRDLERVERKKENVRLLKENRKLSAHLREERQEVQR
- the kat14 gene encoding cysteine-rich protein 2-binding protein isoform X2 → MEGGGEPGGAVEDEAACTSASEGLEEGEVEGETLLMVESEDQGSHDHSGDSLASDPGDEADAVWACDRLAFYCERCHKWIPAAHLHGNQPSYLKGDNFFKFVCRDCSEDGEETFERMRLTWQQVVMLAMYNLSLEGTGRQGYFRWKEDICAFIGRHWNFLLGSRKKTSTWWSTVAGCLSVGSPAFFRSGAQEFSEPGWWKLVHNRPPILRSPAPKAAAKLKGAAAAACKTVAEPAVAVEGLRKRGGGRNPVETAMQLKEKRSRTQEAKDIRRAQKEAGFAERAAASAPVTMGGGRGAGGGQRLPDALLEKGEVVEFSSVSSSDRTPLTSPSPSPSPDFSAPGTPASHSAPPSLLSEADLIPDAMPPRALFHGKLTLTLQTRFFLFLSFFLSFFLSFFLSFFLSFFLSFFLSFFLSLRPDDEEMEAVIDPGMEYAPPPAALVRKKLRPAPPHIKREVDSEDDDGRRGDSEEAAGPRGPEPKRSARCDKRHGSPGTPRHARISPYDERMLRRRLDACPLALAVTPQACRLRRKLIVRQAKRQHGLPLLDIDRALSLAGGAYGAVAREMGGAACRDLRVLDRFQVKGPARRGPPSPRLSFGCRLTGSDGASEQSIKSPYTSRLLKPYIRRDYESRPLKMRLLAEIRAHPYRRDPDWIPEPDAPLDYCYVRPSHIASVNAMCRQGFWPDLHGQGRDASRVRWQSRHVALPEVRLPGRGVHPGLLRQVLRGGQYRVSPRLLPAIATLSLPSQKSTCVRTRVRVLSLFPRSRLAVAIGESLRLRLCQGHGGQLLRQRRGSGKGPM
- the kat14 gene encoding cysteine-rich protein 2-binding protein isoform X1 — its product is MEGGGEPGGAVEDEAACTSASEGLEEGEVEGETLLMVESEDQGSHDHSGDSLASDPGDEADAVWACDRLAFYCERCHKWIPAAHLHGNQPSYLKGDNFFKFVCRDCSEDGEETFERMRLTWQQVVMLAMYNLSLEGTGRQGYFRWKEDICAFIGRHWNFLLGSRKKTSTWWSTVAGCLSVGSPAFFRSGAQEFSEPGWWKLVHNRPPILRSPAPKAAAKLKGAAAAACKTVAEPAVAVEGLRKRGGGRNPVETAMQLKEKRSRTQEAKDIRRAQKEAGFAERAAASAPVTMGGGRGAGGGQRLPDALLEKGEVVEFSSVSSSDRTPLTSPSPSPSPDFSAPGTPASHSAPPSLLSEADLIPDAMPPRALFHGKLTLTLQTRFFLFLSFFLSFFLSFFLSFFLSFFLSFFLSFFLSLRPDDEEMEAVIDPGMEYAPPPAALVRKKLRPAPPHIKREVDSEDDDGRRGDSEEAAGPRGPEPKRSARCDKRHGSPGTPRHARISPYDERMLRRRLDACPLALAVTPQACRLRRKLIVRQAKRQHGLPLLDIDRALSLAGGAYGAVAREMGGAACRDLRVLDRFQVKGPARRGPPSPRLSFGCRLTGSDGASEQSIKSPYTSRLLKPYIRRDYESRPLKMRLLAEIRAHPYRRDPDWIPEPDAPLDYCYVRPSHIASVNAMCRQGFWPGVDLSECLQYPDFSVVALYKKVVVGFGFMVPDVKYNEAYVSFLLVHPEWRRAGIGTFMIYHLIQTCMGKDVTLHVSAGNPAMLLYQKFGFQAEEYILDFYDKYYAVDSTECRHAFFLRLRR